The Phormidium sp. PBR-2020 DNA segment AAGAGTTCAGCAAACTCAACACAGAAATTCTCGGCGTCTCCTGCGATAGCGAGTTCTCTCACCTCGCCTGGATTCAAACCGATCGCAAATCCGGCGGTGTCGGTGACTTAAACTATCCCCTCGTCTCCGACTACAAAAAAGAAATCAGTTCCGCCTATAACGTCTTAGATCCCGATGCTGGCGTGGCCCTGCGTGGCTTGTTCCTGATTGACAAGGACGGCGTGATCCAGCATTCGACCATCAACAACCTGGCGTTTGGTCGTAACGTGGACGAAACCCTGCGGACTCTGCAAGCCATCCAATATGTCCAGGAACACCCTGACGAAGTCTGTCCTGCGGGTTGGACTCCTGGGGAGAAAACCATGAAACCCGATCCGGTGGCCTCCAAGGAATACTTCGCCGCTATCTAATCCAACCTCGGCTTCAGTGTCATTATTAGCCCCCCGACGACTCAGTCTTGGGGGCTTCTTGGTGAACTACCGCTATTGAATCAGAGATTACAATAGCGGCTTCCTACCCAACAGATTGCCCAACCGTAGATTTCTTGCGTCCTCTACGGTTAGGTCTTACATCTGGGCAGTAGGCTTTGCCCCGCGTCCCGCAGGTGAGGGGCTGTCCCTGGAGGTCTCCAAAGCGGGTTTATACGCCCCGTCAAGAGTCGTAGTCCCTCTTCTCGGAGGTTGATGGCGGCATTGATGTCTCGGTCGTGGTGGGTTCGACAGTGAGAACAAGTCCAATACCTGACATCGAGTGGCAGGCTATTGATTTGATTCAAACAAACGTTGCAGGTCTTGGAGCTAGGGAAGAAGCGATCAACTTCAATGTAGATTTTCCCGTCTTGCTCAGCTTTGTAGTTCAGCAGGGTCAAAAACATCCCCCACCCGACCTGGCTGATCGCCTTAGCCAGGCTGTGGTTCTTAACCATCCCTTTGACATTGAGGTTTTCTACACAAATGACTTGGTTTTCATCGACTATCCGACGCGATAGCTTGTGTAAGAAATCCTCCCGGCAACGTGCCACTTTATTATGAACCTTAGCTAGCTTTTTGCGTGCCTTATCACGGTTCTGACTCCCCTTTTGTTTTCTGGATAATTGTTGTTGCTTGCGTTTCAAGTTTTGCTCATGTTTAGCCATCCATCTTGGGTTCTCAAACTTAGACCCATCGGAGGTGACAGCGAAATGGTTTAATCCCAGGTCAACACCGAGAGCTTTCCCGTCAGCAGATGAGTCAGGTTTCGGTTTTCCATTTTCCAAGAGAATCGAAGCAAAATATTGGTCACAGCGATTTTTGGTCACTGTGACCGTTTTGACCTTACCCTCTATGGGTCGATGAAGAACCGCCTTAACCTCCCCAATCTTTGGCAGCTTCAGGGCATTATCCAAGACCTTGACGTGTTGCGGATACTGGATGGACTGCTTACCCCGTTTGGACTTGAACCGTGGATACCTGGCTCTTTTCTCAAAAAAGTTGTTAAAAGCCGTTCCCAGATTCAGGCAAACCTGTTGAAGACATTGGGAGTAGGTCAGCGTGAGCCAGTCATACTCTTGTTTGAGACTGGGAATCTTTTTCTTGATGTCGTAACTCGACAGTCCTTTCCCAGTCTCTTTATAGGTTTGGTTCATCCAGTTCAGACCCTGGTTCCACAGCCATCGACAATTGCCGAAGGATTGTTCGAGCAATTGCTTCTGCTGCTGATTTGGATATAGCCTGACCTTGACGACTTGACGCATTAAGGCTAGTCAGATTCACTATGAACACTATACTATAGGTAACTACCGCAATTCATCTCGCGCTTCAATCCAAGATTTGAAGCGGACGATTCTTGCGGGCTTTGCTAAAGTATGAGCAATCGGACTGATTCGGTTCCCCAGACAACCCTGCTTAAGCAGCATTCTCCCAGTGTCCTGTTCATCTTGAGATCCATTGTGCCATCATGCAGCTTTACTCCAAAGACTTTCGTGGCCTACTGAACCGCCGTTTTTTGCAAAATTTTCTCCCCATTCCCGCCACTAACCAGTCTTACTACGACGTGGCTACCCCCGATTTTGAGTTACCGGACATCACCAATGGACGACGAGTTCACCTACGGGACTATCGAGTCCAACAACCGGTGATTCTCGCCTTCACTCGTATTTTCACCGAAAAGCAGTATTGTCCTCTGTGTCTGCCTCACATTGTGGCTTTGAACAAGAACTATCACCGCTTCACGGAATTAGGGGTTGAAGTCTTGATGCTCACCAGTATTGATGAACGCCAAAGTCAGATTGTGGTGCGGGACTTAGGCTTAAAACTGCCCTTGCTAAGTAATCCCGACTGTGATGTCTTTCGTCGCTATGGGGTTGGACAAGCCTTAGGGGCCCCCCTTCCGGCTCAGTTTGTCCTGGATGAGGCCGGAAAACTGCGTTATAAACATCTCTTTTCCTTTTTGGATGCCAATGCGTCCGTGGAGACGTTGTTAGCTCAAGTTCAACCCTGGGTTCCATCACCCGAACCCGCCGCCGCTGTCGCAGTCTCCTAAACATGTAGGCTCCCCAGGTTCCAAGAAGGACTGGGGAGCCGATGATGAGAAGTCGTCTATACCCTTGAACGCCAGGGGTTACGGCCGGGCGTTGGCGTATTAAAGTTGTAGTAGGTTAACCAAGGGGTTGTCCAAGAGCCGCGAGGGGGAGCGGGATAGAAGGGAGGATCGTAGGGTAAGAAGAAACGTTGCCCGGCCGCTGGGTTGCGGTAAGGATTGTAGAACGGGTCATACGGTCGGGTCGGACGCATAGGTCGAGTGGGACGGAACTGCTCTTGTGAAGCCCGCGATCGCGCTGACCAGTTCTCTTGTGCCCCATACAACCGAGCCGCTTCTTGGAAATCAAATCGTGCATCAAAGCGACCCATTTGTCGGCGAGCTAGACCTCGTTTGTAGTAGGCATCTGCCGAGAAGTTATCGATGCTAATGGCTCGGCTATAACTCCATTCCGAGAATTGAGGTTGTCCTAAACGGTCATGAATCTCACCGAGTTTCATGTGGTAGGACACCTCATTGGGCTTCAAGATGCTCGCCTGGGTGAGATCGTTAATGGCCCAGTCATAGCGTCGTCGGGCTAGATGAGATAAGCCCCGTTGATAGTAGGCTTCGTCATTGTTCCATTGAGATTGAATGACTCGGTTGTAGTGGTCAATTGCCCTGGAGTGATTGCCACGAGAGGCATAGGCCTGTCCCAAGCCCATGTTGGCATCGATCGCGATCGAACCACCTCCCCAGGTATTCACACCACTGAGGGCGCTGTTATAGCTACGGATAGCATCCCAGGTATTACCTAAGGCCAGGTGAGAATCCCCGAGACTTAGCTGATACTTAGGATCATTCCAGCCTCTTAAGCGAATGGCGGTGTTGTACTTAGTGATCGCCTCCCGATGGTATCCCAAACCGGCAAGGGCTTCACCCCATTGATGATAGTCATGAGGACTAGCCCAAAAGGAGGTTTCAATCCGTCGCCGACTGGTGGCAATTTGTCGCTCATAGCGCTGCACATCGGCAGGGGTCAGAAAGTCGTCCCGAGATAGATCAGTACTGGTGTTTAAGAGAATGGATAAGGGCTGACCATTCCGGTGAATGATGGTTCGATCTGACTGAGACGTGACCTTCAAACCAAAGAAAGAGGCTCCCTGGTCTAAACGAATCTTATCTTGATCGGGATTAAAGTCAGTGATGATATCGCGATCGCGCGCTGAGGGAGCTAGAACAAAGTGATTGGAGCCTCCACCACCTGTTAGAGTATCTCGCCCCTCTCCCCCAGATAAAACATCATTGCCGGCTCCCCCTCGGAGGACATCATTGCCCTTTAACCCCAAAATCGTGTCATCGCCGCGAGTCCCAGTAATCCGGTCATTAAAGTCCGTTCCGACGATGAACTCACCCCGACCCGGTATATCAAAGCTGCGACCTCCAGTAGTTCGACTCCTCCCCCGAGATTCCAGAACTGCCAGGGTTGACTCGTTCACTTCCGATAGCGATAGTGATGATAGTGTTGCTGTCACAACATCATTCGCATCACTAGCCCCTGATACCCAACTGTCTTCGAACATGAGATGGGATGCTCCCTAAAACCGAAAAGGATATCCTCTTTTATACGTGTTTTTACGGAGTTTGACTAGAGGATATAAAGACATCTTATCGTAATTGTTATATGGATGTACATTTAGATTATCTAAACTTACGAGATTTCACACAAAATAGTCTCCTTAATTCAAGGAAATGCGTCTTTTCTCAGTTGATACACTCACAAATGAATAATCATTAACCATCTGCCCAGAAAGTAATGCATAGGTAAAGACACAGTAGTGCTCATCTCAGAGGAGAGAGGCACAAGCCGGAGATCATTAACTTATGTCAATGATCAGTTGATTTCACTCGGGTGCTGAGTTTCGCGGAAGCTTGCCCAAGCGGCTTCAAAAAAAGCCAGTTCACAGTCCATAGCGTAGCGGTAGGTTTGCCGCAATTGAGGACCATCGCAACCCTGGCGATCGATCACCTCTTCGAGCTGTCTTGCCAATGGCTCAAACTCGTCGCTACCATAGGTACAGATCCAATCGGCATATTGGTGGTCAGGGATGCCATCTTTTGCCAATTCTCGCCCCAGGAACAGATAGAGCCGCATACAGGGGGACATCGCTGCTGCAATGGTTGCTACGTCAGCCTGCCAGGCTGTCGCTAAGAGAAAATCAGTATAACGCCGTGTGGAGGGCCCAGCTTCCACAGTGGTGAGATCAACGTCCCAGTCTTGGCTATAACTGTAATGCAGATGGAGTTCCTCGATCACCCCTTGCGTTAAGCGGTGAAACACCTGAAACGTCTCCCAATCGGTGCATTTCGCGGCCGCCACACTATACGCCCGAGCAAAGGCCTGTAGGAAAAAGGCATCCTGCCCCACATAATAACCAAACCGCTGACGGGGTAAATCGCCCCGAGCGATTCCTTGCACAAATGGATGCTGGAGGCACGCCTGAGCCAAGTCCTGATTCGCCTGCCATAACGTTGAAGATAGGGTCATCTCATTCAGGTACGATTTAGAATCCCACTGTCACCCTAACACCCGACCTGTTCCCAGTCATCATTAATCTGAATCATCATGATCATCTGTCAAGCTCTCGATGTTCGCCGACTAGCCGAAGCGGAAGAGGCCCGCTTCATCGTAACCGTTAATAACATCCTCGCCAGTGTCATCGATCGCCGCAGCCTCTCCCGTGAATTTCCCTGGGCCGTGCAGCTTTGGGGAGAAGAGTTTCCCCCTTTAGACTACCGCCGCGATCGCTGTCTTGTCTCCTGTAGCGAAACGCTCAATAATGGACTGGCTTACGCCTACGCGAATGCCGCCATTGATGCCTATCAAGAGTTCTTAGATGAGTTTGGAGACCTGGCCATTCCCGAGGTGTTTAACTTTGTCATTCGCCTCGGTCGTCATAGTGATTACTATACCGATCAGATGCGATCGCGCTATTCCATTCCCTCAGAAGTTCCCCCTCTCGAAGTCCGGCGATCGCTCATTCGAGCCTATGAACAGGGAGAAATTTGGCAAGATAAACCCTCCCCCTTCACTGAGCAAAACCCCTGGAGGATTAAACTTTTGAATCACCAGGAAACCAGTAGCCCTAAAGTCGTCGCCCATTCCCGTCACCGCTAAGAAAACCTTACTGAGCGAGAGACGGCAGCCACGTGACAATCGCTGGAAAGCGAATAATCGCCATCAGCACTAAAATTTGCAGCAACACAAATTGAGTGGCCCCTCGATAAATTTCTGCTGTTTTAACCGAGTCTGGAGCAATGCCACGGAGATAAAATAAGGCAAAGCCAAAGGGAGGAGTTAGGAATGATGTTTGCAAATTTGCCCCTAAAATAACGCCATACCAAACCATGTCTAAGCCAAACCCCTGAGCCACCGGAGCAAACAAAGGCACAATAATAAAAGCAATCTGAAAGAAATCAATAAAGAAGCCTAACAGGAAAACAAGTAGCATACTAATCGCCAAAAATCCCCACTCTCCTCCCGGTAAATTTGCCAGAAAGGTTCGCATCACCACTTCCCCATTCAAGCCGCGAAAGACCATACTAAACGCCGTTGAACCAATCAAAATCAACACCACCATACTGGTAATTCGCAGCGTGGCATCACAGACTTGGCGTAGCCCCGTCCAAGTTAACCGTTGATTGACTAAAGCTAACAGAATCGCCCCAATTCCACCCAATGCGCCCGCTTCCGTCGGCGTTGCAAAACCAAAAAAGATACTCCCCAAGACTACAAAAATCAAAAATAACGGAGGAA contains these protein-coding regions:
- a CDS encoding tetratricopeptide repeat protein, yielding MNESTLAVLESRGRSRTTGGRSFDIPGRGEFIVGTDFNDRITGTRGDDTILGLKGNDVLRGGAGNDVLSGGEGRDTLTGGGGSNHFVLAPSARDRDIITDFNPDQDKIRLDQGASFFGLKVTSQSDRTIIHRNGQPLSILLNTSTDLSRDDFLTPADVQRYERQIATSRRRIETSFWASPHDYHQWGEALAGLGYHREAITKYNTAIRLRGWNDPKYQLSLGDSHLALGNTWDAIRSYNSALSGVNTWGGGSIAIDANMGLGQAYASRGNHSRAIDHYNRVIQSQWNNDEAYYQRGLSHLARRRYDWAINDLTQASILKPNEVSYHMKLGEIHDRLGQPQFSEWSYSRAISIDNFSADAYYKRGLARRQMGRFDARFDFQEAARLYGAQENWSARSRASQEQFRPTRPMRPTRPYDPFYNPYRNPAAGQRFFLPYDPPFYPAPPRGSWTTPWLTYYNFNTPTPGRNPWRSRV
- a CDS encoding TenA family protein, whose translation is MTLSSTLWQANQDLAQACLQHPFVQGIARGDLPRQRFGYYVGQDAFFLQAFARAYSVAAAKCTDWETFQVFHRLTQGVIEELHLHYSYSQDWDVDLTTVEAGPSTRRYTDFLLATAWQADVATIAAAMSPCMRLYLFLGRELAKDGIPDHQYADWICTYGSDEFEPLARQLEEVIDRQGCDGPQLRQTYRYAMDCELAFFEAAWASFRETQHPSEIN
- a CDS encoding redoxin domain-containing protein, translated to MQLYSKDFRGLLNRRFLQNFLPIPATNQSYYDVATPDFELPDITNGRRVHLRDYRVQQPVILAFTRIFTEKQYCPLCLPHIVALNKNYHRFTELGVEVLMLTSIDERQSQIVVRDLGLKLPLLSNPDCDVFRRYGVGQALGAPLPAQFVLDEAGKLRYKHLFSFLDANASVETLLAQVQPWVPSPEPAAAVAVS
- a CDS encoding peroxiredoxin, with the translated sequence MTQEGCLRVGQPAPDFTATAVVDREFKTVKLSDYRGKYVVLFFYPLDFTFVCPTEITAFSDRHEEFSKLNTEILGVSCDSEFSHLAWIQTDRKSGGVGDLNYPLVSDYKKEISSAYNVLDPDAGVALRGLFLIDKDGVIQHSTINNLAFGRNVDETLRTLQAIQYVQEHPDEVCPAGWTPGEKTMKPDPVASKEYFAAI